A window from Primulina huaijiensis isolate GDHJ02 chromosome 11, ASM1229523v2, whole genome shotgun sequence encodes these proteins:
- the LOC140988434 gene encoding uncharacterized protein yields the protein MAGRPPRQNRNPRYANTDREGGQENEQENGPPPAINLSRADLMAIATIVATTLQGLGNQNANQPPPPPPPNGIKFHYESLRKNRCPTFSGAADPEVSQNWLKSVETQHRLLEVPEALKADVTVPFLEDKAGKWWEAISPAMTAAGPMTWQRFREAFLKQYYPAEVRLQKLSEFENFTQTPDMSVVEYTSQFNALGSYAPAIMADEVLNWHRFKKGLNSRIQ from the coding sequence ATGGCCGGCAGACCCCCGAGACAGAATCGCAACCCGCGTTATGCTAATACTGACCGTGAAGGCGGACAGGAGAACGAGCAAGAAAACGGACCCCCGCCTGCAATCAACTTAAGCCGAGCTGATCTTATGGCCATAGCCACCATTGTAGCGACAACACTGCAAGGATTGGGAAATCAGAACGCTAATcagccaccaccacctccaccaccaaatGGAATCAAGTTCCACTATGAATCACTCCGCAAGAATCGGTGTCCAACCTTCAGTGGAGCTGCAGACCCGGAGGTCAGCCAGAACTGGCTGAAAAGTGTAGAGACTCAACACCGCCTATTGGAAGTTCCCGAGGCACTGAAAGCGGACGTGACTGTGCCGTTCCTAGAAGATAAAGCAGGAAAATGGTGGGAAGCAATTTCACCAGCCATGACAGCAGCAGGACCAATGACTTGGCAGCGATTTCGAGAAGCCTTTCTGAAACAGTATTATCCAGCCGAGGTCAGACTGCAGAAACTGAGTGAGTTTGAAAACTTCACTCAAACTCCGGATATGTCAGTCGTGGAATACACCTCCCAGTTTAATGCCCTTGGATCTTATGCTCCGGCAATCATGGCGGACGAAGTTTTGAACTGGCACCGTTTTAAAAAAGGATTGAACAGCAGGATCCAATGA
- the LOC140988436 gene encoding uncharacterized protein — MGAATRAETDIQRREKEFKNKKPMTSQASRSNQTFKKPNQSGGPSKGPSPTSSYQDIKPCPTCHLRHPGECRRNSGVCFGCGKAGHRIAECPTAANQAAGPNKGTGPNTGANPNKPKKGKPNARVFAMTQEEADDATEVVSGTILIQKVPAYALFDCGATHSFVSKRLAKKLGLKPELLAEPFRIATPTNKAIETHEIHRNCLISIGNQKFSTDLIQIVMADFDIILGMDWLAKNNAIVDCKGKRVKLRTPNQEEIVYHGKSKERKSLLSASQAWKAMKSGEDIYLAMVSEVQGEAELKIEDIPIVCEFPDVFPEELPGIVPDREVEFEINLVPGAAPISKAPYRMAPAELKELKEQLQELLDKKQIRPSVSPWGAPVLFVKKKDGSMRLCIDYRELNKITVKNKYPLPRIDDLFDQLKGAAVFSKLDLRTGYHQLKFRAEDIPKTAFRTRYGHSEFTVMPFGLTNAPAAFMDLMNRVFKPFLDQFIVVFIDDILVYYSNERDHEEHLRIALQTLREKELYAKFKKCEFWLKSVSFLGHVISEAGVSVDPRKFEAITEWLKPKNATDIRSFLGLASYYRKFVEGFSSIAIPLTKLTQKNSKFVWDESCEKSFQILKENLASTPVLILPTEDKEFTIYSDASKEGKANKVADALSRKNESKITLASLSTRPCLQETVKLNQDRDPELTKLKGQVESGKSQDLQIDDRGVLWMKGRLCVPDSDNLRQEILSEAHKSKLAVHPWSTKMSKQTTNDLVDYCSPWKYLNGNGNISPWTLW, encoded by the exons ATGGGTGCAGCTACCCGAGCCGAAACTGACATCCAGCGGAGGGAGAAGGAGTTTAAGAACAAAAAGCCCATGACTAGTCAGGCCTCACGCAGTAATCAGACTTTCAAGAAGCCTAACCAGTCCGGTGGACCATCAAAAGGACCTTCGCCTACATCAAGCTACCAGGATATTAAGCCTTGCCCAACTTGTCACTTACGGCACCCGGGTGAGTGCCGAAGAAACAGTGGAGTATGCTTCGGATGTGGGAAAGCGGGACACCGAATTGCCGAATGTCCTACTGCCGCCAACCAAGCAGCCGGGCCCAACAAGGGAACAGGGCCAAATACAGGAGCTAACCCCAACAAGCCAAAAAAAGGCAAGCCTAATGCCAGGGTCTTTGCTATGACTCAAGAAGAGGCCGACGACGCCACTGAAGTCGTGTCAGGTACCATTCTTATTCAAAAAGTGCCTGCTTATGcgttatttgattgtggtgccacgcATTCATTTGTATCTAAGAGACTCGCTAAGAAACTAGGACTTAAGCCCGAATTATTAGCCGAACCTTTTCGAATAGCCACACCTACAAATAAGGCCATCGAAACTCACGAGATCCACAGAAACTGTTTGATCAGTATCGGTAATCAGAAATTCAGCACAGACTTAATACAAATAGTCATGGCCGACTTCgacatcatcctagggatggattggttagccaaaAACAATGCAATAGTGGACTGTAAAGGGAAGAGAGTTAAACTCCGAACCCCGAATCAGGAAGAGATCGTGTATCATGGTAAATCCAAGGAACGGAAATCACTCCTTTCCGCTTCCCAAGCATGGAAGGCAATGAAATCCGGAGAAGATATCTACCTAGCAATGGTTAGCGAAGTGCAAGGAGAAGCCGAACTAAAGATAGAAGACATCCCAATAGTATGTGAGTTCCCGgatgtttttccagaagaactcCCAGGGATAGTCCCGGACCGCGAAGTTGAATTCGAAATTAATCTGGTTCCTGGTGCAGCTCCAatttctaaagcaccttacAGGATGGCGCCAGCTgaactcaaggagctaaaagagcaactccaagaattgctgGACAAAAAGCAAATTCGACCTAGTGTTTCCCCATGGGGAGCACCAGtactttttgtaaagaagaaagatgggagtatgaggTTGTGCATCGACTATAGAGAACTAAACAAGATCACtgtcaagaacaagtaccccCTCCCGAGGATTGACgacctatttgatcagcttAAAGGAGCCGCAGTCTTTTCGAAACTAGATCTGAGGACGGGATACCACCAACTGAAGTTCAGGGCGGAAGATATCCCCAAAACGGCTTTtcggacaagatatggacattctGAGTTCACAGTGATGCCTTTCGGGCTGACCAACGCACCTGCAGCCTTCATGGACCTAATGAACAGAGTTTTCAAACCATTCCTGGATCAGTTCATAGTAGTATTTAttgacgacatcctcgtctattATTCCAACGAGCGAGATCACGAAGAGCATCTGCGCATTGCACTTCAGACTTTGAGAGAAAAGGAGCTCTATGCTAAgtttaagaaatgtgagttctggctaaAGAGTGTATCCTTCTTAGGACACGTAATCTCTGAAGCAGGAGTATCAGTGGATCCCAGGAAATTCGAGGCAATTACAGAGTGGCTGaaacctaagaacgccaccgacATCAGGAGCTTTCTTGGACTAGCAAgttattacaggaagttcgTCGAAGGTTTTTCTTCGATCGCCATACCACTGACGAAACTCACTCAGAAGAATTCCAAGTTCGTTTGGGACGAAAGTTGCGAGAAAAGTTTTCagatattaaaagaaaatctCGCATCTACGCCAGTACTGATCTTACCCACGGAAGATAAGGAattcaccatctacagtgacGCATCTAAGGAAG GTAAAGCAAACAAGGTGGCCGATGCTCTGAGTCGGAAAAATGAGAGCAAGATCACCCTGGCCTCACTCTCCACGAGGCCATGTCTGCAAGAGACCGTAAAGTTAAACCAGGACCGAGACCCTGAGCTAACAAAACTCAAGGGACAAGTCGAAAGTGGGAAGTCTCAAGATCTACAAATCGATGACAGAGGAGTcttatggatgaaaggacgactGTGTGTACCAGACAGCGATAACCTTCGCCAAGAaatactgtcagaagcacacAAGTCCAAATTAGCAGTCCACCCATGGagtacaaaaat gtcaaagcaGACCACCAACGACCTGGTGGATTATTGCAGCCCTTGGAAatacctgaatggaaatgggaacatatctccatggactttgtggtag